The following are encoded together in the Chlorocebus sabaeus isolate Y175 chromosome 20, mChlSab1.0.hap1, whole genome shotgun sequence genome:
- the PRUNE1 gene encoding exopolyphosphatase PRUNE1 isoform X2 — MEDYLQDCRAALQESRPLHVVLGNEACDLDSVVSALALAFYLAKKVHIPESILIFRDEIDLHALHQAGQLTLILVDHHILPKSDTALEEAVAEVLDHRPIEQKHCPPCHVSVELVGSCATLVTERILQGAPEILDRQTAALLHGTIILDCVNMDLKIGKATPKDSKYVEKLEALFPDLPKRNDIFDSLQKAKFDISGLTTEQMLRKDQKTIYRQGIKVAISAVYMDLEAFLERSNLLADLHAFCQAHSYDVLVAMTIFFNTHNEPVRQLAIFCPHVALRTTICGVLECSHSPPLKLTPASSTHPNLHAYLQGNTQVSRKKLLPLLQEALSVYFESMKIPSGQPETADVSREQVDKELDRASNSLISGLSQDEEDPPLPPTPMNSLVDECPLDQGLPKLSAEAVFEKCSQISLSQSTTASLSKK, encoded by the exons gaGTCCCGACCTCTACATGTTGTGCTGGGAAATGAAGCCTGTGATTTGGACTCTGTGGTGTCTGCTCTCGCCCTGGCTTTTTACCTAGCAAAG AAGGTTCATATTCCAGAGAGTATCTTGATTTTTCGGGATGAGATTGACCTCCATGCATTACACCAGGCTGGCCAACTCACCCTCATCCTTGTCGACCATCATATCTTACCCAA AAGTGACACAGCCCTAGAGGAGGCAGTAGCAGAGGTGCTAGACCATCGACCCATCGAGCAGAAACACTGCCCTCCCTGCCATGTTTCAGTTGAGCTGGTGGGGTCTTGCGCTACCCTGGTGACTGAGAGAATCCTGCAGGGGGCACCAGAGATCTTGGACAGGCAAACTGCAGCCCTTCTGCATG GAACCATCATCCTGGACTGTGTCAACATGGACCTTAAAATTGGAAAGGCAACCCCAAAGGACAGCAAATATGTGGAGAAACTAGAAGCCCTTTTCCCAGacctacccaagagaaatgataTATTTGATTCCCTACAAAAGGCAAAGTTTGATATATCAG GACTGACCACTGAGCAGATGCTGAGAAAGGACCAGAAGACTATCTATAGACAAGGCATCAAGGTGGCCATTAGTGCAGTATATATGGATTTGGAG GCCTTTCTGGAGAGGTCTAACCTCCTTGCAGATCTCCATGCTTTCTGCCAGGCTCACAGCTATGATGTCCTGGTCGCCATGACTATCTTTTTCAACACTCACAATGAGCCAGTGCGGCAGTTGGCTATTTTCTGTCCCCATGTGGCACTCCGAACAACG ATCTGTGGAGTCCTGGAAtgctcccactctccacccctgAAGCTGACCCCTGCCTCAAGCACCCACCCTAACCTCCATGCCTATCTTCAAGGCAACACCCAGGTCTCTCGGAAGAAACTTCTGCCCTTGCTCCAGGAAGCCCTGTCAGTGTATTTTGAGTCCATGAAGATCCCTTCAGGACAGCCTGAGACAGCGGATGTGTCCAGGGAGCAGGTGGACAAGGAATTGGACAGGGCAAGTAACTCCCTGATTTCTGGACTGAGTCAAGATGAGGAGGACCCTCCGCTGCCCCCCACGCCCATGAACAGCTTGGTGGATGAGTGCCCTCTAGATCAGGGGCTGCCTAAACTCTCCGCTGAGGCTGTCTTCGAGAAGTGCAGTCAGATCTCACTGTCACAGTCTACCACAGCCTCCCTGTCCAAGAAATGA
- the PRUNE1 gene encoding exopolyphosphatase PRUNE1 isoform X1 encodes MEDYLQDCRAALQESRPLHVVLGNEACDLDSVVSALALAFYLAKTTEAEEVFVPVLNIKRSELPLRGDIVFFLQKVHIPESILIFRDEIDLHALHQAGQLTLILVDHHILPKSDTALEEAVAEVLDHRPIEQKHCPPCHVSVELVGSCATLVTERILQGAPEILDRQTAALLHGTIILDCVNMDLKIGKATPKDSKYVEKLEALFPDLPKRNDIFDSLQKAKFDISGLTTEQMLRKDQKTIYRQGIKVAISAVYMDLEAFLERSNLLADLHAFCQAHSYDVLVAMTIFFNTHNEPVRQLAIFCPHVALRTTICGVLECSHSPPLKLTPASSTHPNLHAYLQGNTQVSRKKLLPLLQEALSVYFESMKIPSGQPETADVSREQVDKELDRASNSLISGLSQDEEDPPLPPTPMNSLVDECPLDQGLPKLSAEAVFEKCSQISLSQSTTASLSKK; translated from the exons gaGTCCCGACCTCTACATGTTGTGCTGGGAAATGAAGCCTGTGATTTGGACTCTGTGGTGTCTGCTCTCGCCCTGGCTTTTTACCTAGCAAAG ACAACTGAGGCCGAGGAAGTCTTTGTGccagttttaaatataaaacgTTCTGAGCTACCTCTGCGAGGTGACATTGTCTTCTTTCTTCAGAAGGTTCATATTCCAGAGAGTATCTTGATTTTTCGGGATGAGATTGACCTCCATGCATTACACCAGGCTGGCCAACTCACCCTCATCCTTGTCGACCATCATATCTTACCCAA AAGTGACACAGCCCTAGAGGAGGCAGTAGCAGAGGTGCTAGACCATCGACCCATCGAGCAGAAACACTGCCCTCCCTGCCATGTTTCAGTTGAGCTGGTGGGGTCTTGCGCTACCCTGGTGACTGAGAGAATCCTGCAGGGGGCACCAGAGATCTTGGACAGGCAAACTGCAGCCCTTCTGCATG GAACCATCATCCTGGACTGTGTCAACATGGACCTTAAAATTGGAAAGGCAACCCCAAAGGACAGCAAATATGTGGAGAAACTAGAAGCCCTTTTCCCAGacctacccaagagaaatgataTATTTGATTCCCTACAAAAGGCAAAGTTTGATATATCAG GACTGACCACTGAGCAGATGCTGAGAAAGGACCAGAAGACTATCTATAGACAAGGCATCAAGGTGGCCATTAGTGCAGTATATATGGATTTGGAG GCCTTTCTGGAGAGGTCTAACCTCCTTGCAGATCTCCATGCTTTCTGCCAGGCTCACAGCTATGATGTCCTGGTCGCCATGACTATCTTTTTCAACACTCACAATGAGCCAGTGCGGCAGTTGGCTATTTTCTGTCCCCATGTGGCACTCCGAACAACG ATCTGTGGAGTCCTGGAAtgctcccactctccacccctgAAGCTGACCCCTGCCTCAAGCACCCACCCTAACCTCCATGCCTATCTTCAAGGCAACACCCAGGTCTCTCGGAAGAAACTTCTGCCCTTGCTCCAGGAAGCCCTGTCAGTGTATTTTGAGTCCATGAAGATCCCTTCAGGACAGCCTGAGACAGCGGATGTGTCCAGGGAGCAGGTGGACAAGGAATTGGACAGGGCAAGTAACTCCCTGATTTCTGGACTGAGTCAAGATGAGGAGGACCCTCCGCTGCCCCCCACGCCCATGAACAGCTTGGTGGATGAGTGCCCTCTAGATCAGGGGCTGCCTAAACTCTCCGCTGAGGCTGTCTTCGAGAAGTGCAGTCAGATCTCACTGTCACAGTCTACCACAGCCTCCCTGTCCAAGAAATGA
- the PRUNE1 gene encoding exopolyphosphatase PRUNE1 isoform X3, translating to MDLKIGKATPKDSKYVEKLEALFPDLPKRNDIFDSLQKAKFDISGLTTEQMLRKDQKTIYRQGIKVAISAVYMDLEAFLERSNLLADLHAFCQAHSYDVLVAMTIFFNTHNEPVRQLAIFCPHVALRTTICGVLECSHSPPLKLTPASSTHPNLHAYLQGNTQVSRKKLLPLLQEALSVYFESMKIPSGQPETADVSREQVDKELDRASNSLISGLSQDEEDPPLPPTPMNSLVDECPLDQGLPKLSAEAVFEKCSQISLSQSTTASLSKK from the exons ATGGACCTTAAAATTGGAAAGGCAACCCCAAAGGACAGCAAATATGTGGAGAAACTAGAAGCCCTTTTCCCAGacctacccaagagaaatgataTATTTGATTCCCTACAAAAGGCAAAGTTTGATATATCAG GACTGACCACTGAGCAGATGCTGAGAAAGGACCAGAAGACTATCTATAGACAAGGCATCAAGGTGGCCATTAGTGCAGTATATATGGATTTGGAG GCCTTTCTGGAGAGGTCTAACCTCCTTGCAGATCTCCATGCTTTCTGCCAGGCTCACAGCTATGATGTCCTGGTCGCCATGACTATCTTTTTCAACACTCACAATGAGCCAGTGCGGCAGTTGGCTATTTTCTGTCCCCATGTGGCACTCCGAACAACG ATCTGTGGAGTCCTGGAAtgctcccactctccacccctgAAGCTGACCCCTGCCTCAAGCACCCACCCTAACCTCCATGCCTATCTTCAAGGCAACACCCAGGTCTCTCGGAAGAAACTTCTGCCCTTGCTCCAGGAAGCCCTGTCAGTGTATTTTGAGTCCATGAAGATCCCTTCAGGACAGCCTGAGACAGCGGATGTGTCCAGGGAGCAGGTGGACAAGGAATTGGACAGGGCAAGTAACTCCCTGATTTCTGGACTGAGTCAAGATGAGGAGGACCCTCCGCTGCCCCCCACGCCCATGAACAGCTTGGTGGATGAGTGCCCTCTAGATCAGGGGCTGCCTAAACTCTCCGCTGAGGCTGTCTTCGAGAAGTGCAGTCAGATCTCACTGTCACAGTCTACCACAGCCTCCCTGTCCAAGAAATGA